A single Ctenopharyngodon idella isolate HZGC_01 chromosome 22, HZGC01, whole genome shotgun sequence DNA region contains:
- the selenoi gene encoding ethanolaminephosphotransferase 1 isoform X1, with amino-acid sequence MALYDYVTQEQLSGFDKYKYSAVDSNPLSIYVMHPFWNSVVKVLPTWIAPNLITFTGFMFLVLTFTMLSFFDFDFYASGQGYTHVPSWVWIAAGLFNFLAYTLDGVDGKQARRTNSSTPLGELFDHGLDSWACVFFVATVYSVFGRGDTGVSVVTLYYLLWVVLFSFILSHWEKYNTGILFLPWGYDISQVTISIVYFITALVGVETWYQPVVWNIYYRDFFTVMIVSCLFVVTLPMSLYNVFKAYRNNTLKHSSVYEALLPFFSPVVLFVLSTLWISFSPTDIVQRQPRIFYLMVGTAFSNVTCKLIVCQMSNTRCKPLSLLLLPMTAVVLLVISGAVQQSETVILYIWTAVVLLTHIHYGVSVVKQLSDHFNIYAFSLKKPNSDUQDEEKIGLKAAEV; translated from the exons ATGGCTCTCTATGACTATGTCACCCAAGAGCAACTCTCAGGTTTTGACAAGTATAAG TACAGTGCAGTGGACTCCAACCCCCTCTCTATCTACGTCATGCACCCTTTCTGGAACTCAGTGGTAAAG GTTTTGCCTACATGGATTGCCCCAAACCTCATCACGTTTACAGGGTTCATGTTCCTGGTACTAACCTTCACCATGCTGTCCTTCTTCGACTTTGACTTTTATGCCTCAG GGCAAGGCTATACACATGTGCCAAGTTGGGTGTGGATAGCTGCTGGTTTGTTCAACTTTCTGGCCTATACCTTAG ATGGTGTGGATGGAAAACAGGCTCGCAGAACAAACTCCAGCACTCCACTGGGTGAACTATTTGACCACGGCCTGGACAGCTGGGCATGCGTGTTCTTCGTCGCTACAGTGTACTCTGTCTTTGGACGTGGTGATACGGGCGTCAGTGTGGTGACCCTGTATTATCTGTTATGGGTTGTCCTGTTTTCCTTCATACTGTCTCACTGGGAGAAGTACAACACTGGAATTCTGTTCCTGCCCTGGGGCTACGACATCAGTCAAGTG ACTATCTCTATCGTGTACTTTATAACAGCGCTGGTTGGCGTGGAAACCTGGTACCAACCTGTTGTTTGGAATATTTATTACAGAGATTTCTTCACTGTTATGATTGTCA gttgtttatttgttgtaaCATTGCCAATGAGCCTCTACAATGTCTTTAA ggcgTACCGGAATAACACCCTGAAGCACAGTTCGGTGTATGAGGCCTTGTTGCCGTTTTTCTCTCCCGTCGTCTTGTTTGTGCTGTCTACACTGTGGATCAGTTTTTCTCCTACAGACATTGTCCAGCGGCAACCCAGAATCTTTTATCTCATGGTGGGAACAGCCTTCTCCAACGTTACT TGCAAGCTCATTGTATGCCAGATGAGCAATACACGATGCAAGCCATTGAGTTTATTGTTGTTGCCGATGACAGCTGTGGTGTTGCTAGTGATATCTGGGGCTGTGCAGCAAAGTGAAACGGTTATCCTTTACATATGGACCGCTGTAGTCCTCCTCACTCACATACACTATGGAGTATCAGTG
- the selenoi gene encoding ethanolaminephosphotransferase 1 isoform X2 — protein sequence MALYDYVTQEQLSGFDKYKYSAVDSNPLSIYVMHPFWNSVVKVLPTWIAPNLITFTGFMFLVLTFTMLSFFDFDFYASGQGYTHVPSWVWIAAGLFNFLAYTLDGVDGKQARRTNSSTPLGELFDHGLDSWACVFFVATVYSVFGRGDTGVSVVTLYYLLWVVLFSFILSHWEKYNTGILFLPWGYDISQVTISIVYFITALVGVETWYQPVVWNIYYRDFFTVMIVSCLFVVTLPMSLYNVFKAYRNNTLKHSSVYEALLPFFSPVVLFVLSTLWISFSPTDIVQRQPRIFYLMVGTAFSNVTCKLIVCQMSNTRCKPLSLLLLPMTAVVLLVISGAVQQSETVILYIWTAVVLLTHIHYGVSVVKQLSDHFNIYAFSLKKPNSD from the exons ATGGCTCTCTATGACTATGTCACCCAAGAGCAACTCTCAGGTTTTGACAAGTATAAG TACAGTGCAGTGGACTCCAACCCCCTCTCTATCTACGTCATGCACCCTTTCTGGAACTCAGTGGTAAAG GTTTTGCCTACATGGATTGCCCCAAACCTCATCACGTTTACAGGGTTCATGTTCCTGGTACTAACCTTCACCATGCTGTCCTTCTTCGACTTTGACTTTTATGCCTCAG GGCAAGGCTATACACATGTGCCAAGTTGGGTGTGGATAGCTGCTGGTTTGTTCAACTTTCTGGCCTATACCTTAG ATGGTGTGGATGGAAAACAGGCTCGCAGAACAAACTCCAGCACTCCACTGGGTGAACTATTTGACCACGGCCTGGACAGCTGGGCATGCGTGTTCTTCGTCGCTACAGTGTACTCTGTCTTTGGACGTGGTGATACGGGCGTCAGTGTGGTGACCCTGTATTATCTGTTATGGGTTGTCCTGTTTTCCTTCATACTGTCTCACTGGGAGAAGTACAACACTGGAATTCTGTTCCTGCCCTGGGGCTACGACATCAGTCAAGTG ACTATCTCTATCGTGTACTTTATAACAGCGCTGGTTGGCGTGGAAACCTGGTACCAACCTGTTGTTTGGAATATTTATTACAGAGATTTCTTCACTGTTATGATTGTCA gttgtttatttgttgtaaCATTGCCAATGAGCCTCTACAATGTCTTTAA ggcgTACCGGAATAACACCCTGAAGCACAGTTCGGTGTATGAGGCCTTGTTGCCGTTTTTCTCTCCCGTCGTCTTGTTTGTGCTGTCTACACTGTGGATCAGTTTTTCTCCTACAGACATTGTCCAGCGGCAACCCAGAATCTTTTATCTCATGGTGGGAACAGCCTTCTCCAACGTTACT TGCAAGCTCATTGTATGCCAGATGAGCAATACACGATGCAAGCCATTGAGTTTATTGTTGTTGCCGATGACAGCTGTGGTGTTGCTAGTGATATCTGGGGCTGTGCAGCAAAGTGAAACGGTTATCCTTTACATATGGACCGCTGTAGTCCTCCTCACTCACATACACTATGGAGTATCAGTG